GGCCCCCAGGATGCCCAGGAGGGCGGCGGCCGCGGCCCGGTTGTCCCGGCCGAAGAGGAGCCAAAGGAAGACCGGCAGGCACGACAGGCGCACCACGCTGATGGCGTTGGGGAGCGTGAGGATGCGGTCCTCGCCCGGCAGGGGGTCGGCGGCCGCGGTGGGCTCGGGCTGGGCCGTGGCGCTCGACACGGCCCGGAGCCTACGGGGTGGCGGCGGGGTCCGACCGAGGCGCCCCCCGGACCCACCCCGCCGGGCAGGCCGGCGCCGGTCCTACCATCGGGCCATGGCCTCGATCTTCAGCCGCATCATCGCCGGCGAGCTGCCCGGTCGCTTCGTCTGGCGCGACGACCGCTGCGTCGCCCTGCTGACCATCGCCCCCACCGCGCCGGGCCACGTGCTGGTGGTGCCGGTCGAGGAGGTCGACCACTGGGTCGACCTGGACCCCGACCTCCTGGCCCACGTCATGGACGTGGCCCGCCAGGTCGGCCGGGTCCTCCAGGACGTGTTCTCCCCCACCAAGGTCGGCGTCCTGGTGGTGGGCGAGGAGGTCCCCCACGCCCACGTGCA
The Acidimicrobiales bacterium DNA segment above includes these coding regions:
- a CDS encoding HIT family protein, with product MASIFSRIIAGELPGRFVWRDDRCVALLTIAPTAPGHVLVVPVEEVDHWVDLDPDLLAHVMDVARQVGRVLQDVFSPTKVGVLVVGEEVPHAHVHLIPFTDLAQLDLSTADPSPDPAALDDAAERIRAGLRAADAPGVPD